A genomic window from Lycium barbarum isolate Lr01 chromosome 4, ASM1917538v2, whole genome shotgun sequence includes:
- the LOC132635563 gene encoding uncharacterized protein LOC132635563, with the protein MRVIQYGSCSFPLFQFQESSFSRKRTGVVEVIKSNLSDSDAKRANLSARKKERIKLPKYDGIVGDNKSLHISEFLSHKSGVEAMLNKRALQSFESIDSNVYRCTLPQVQLLNFEVAPVLILQVNPTSKDYTVEMLSCKFEGSDLVEQQNDHFAASMVNRITWETVGSQPFLDVDVKLNVSLEIYTMPFTMLPTSAVESPGNIMMQALVDRLVPLLLQQLLQDYDNWVRQHQKSLS; encoded by the exons ATGAGGGTCATTCAATATGGGTCTTGCTCATTTCCATTATTTCAATTCCAAGAATCCTCCTTTTCCAG GAAGAGAACTGGAGTGGTCGAAGTGATCAAGTCTAACTTGTCAGACTCAGATGCCAAGAGAGCAAACCTTTCTGCCAGGAAGAAGGAAAGAATTAAGCTTCCCAAATATGACGGTATTGTTGGAGATAATAAATCATTGCATATAAGTGAGTTTCTGAGCCATAAATCTGGTGTTGAGGCAATGTTGAACAAGAGAGCTTTGCAGAGCTTTGAATCTATTGATTCTAACGTGTACAG GTGTACTCTGCCACAAGTTCAACTTCTGAATTTTGAAGTTGCCCCTGTTTTGATATTACAAGTGAACCCAACCAGCAAAGACTACACTGTGGAGATGTTGTCTTGCaag TTTGAGGGTTCTGATCTGGTAGAACAGCAGAATGACCACTTTGCAG CATCAATGGTAAACCGTATAACGTGGGAAACAGTTGGGTCTCAGCCTTTCCTAGATGTTGATGTGAAATTAAATGTCTCCCTTGAG ATATATACCATGCCGTTCACCATGCTGCCTACTTCTGCTGTTGAGAGTCCCGGTAACAT AATGATGCAAGCTTTAGTGGACAGGCTAGTACCGTTGCTTTTGCAACAATTGCTTCAGGATTATGATAACTGGGTTCGGCAACATCAGAAATCTCTGTCGTGA
- the LOC132635564 gene encoding uncharacterized protein LOC132635564 gives MYNGIGLQTPRGSGTNGYIQTNKFFVKPKTNKVLVDGGLKGYESGQGTAGVSRGANKDILEHDRKRQIELKLLVLEEKLADQGYTDAEIADKLDEARRNLDKVSEDSGGSTYEKVSETQTHQIAAIKEKQMETLKAALRIGAEYETQKKQHDDLAHAEESEDGDNDLGKEKDEGKRHKKKEKKKEKRRERDDSSDTDSSGSDAKESKKNRKKTHASSDSDSDTAGDNKSRKLSVKDKKDKKVRRRHYSDDSSSDSSSDSDSYSESDHEKTHVKAHRRHSEGGDDGRDAKTSKFQRPRRHDSDEDDCENDRDVKNKMIQKEKRHVTEGKYDDGRDAKNRKSQRGRRHDSDDNGSDLDVKSRKIPEGRRYSTKAEYDDACDAKSKKSQRGRRHDSDDDDDGTDRDVKSRKIQEGRRHVSVGEYDDGRNAKNKKSQRGKRHDSDDDVDSSDRDLKNKKIQRGRRYGSDDRGYDEGYTAAKSKTRKSKQYNSDKDEGEISSSDGISDSDSERSYHRRKAVDKTKSEKINRSGRGDDSGGRRESSVVEDRAFQEDDLKKAEGAQVLDKGLDTLKKLEKLYQAKEDVIGGSSASQELLRGKRKLDDESLNQREGKSRRRGSGKEEKYGRATSTETENQNRSYRSTEDRSKDQQARRSGGEYEVDEKERDNKIQSGNELQHESRRENRDYEVRGQERKGSRDDDRWERKHKRDEEEDQYRKHEKEGDSLRGRHEQEEEHRSRTRDSYRGHDSYKRARHDDSHSSGRRRYDDDKYADRQTRR, from the exons ATGTATAACGGAATCGGGCTACAAACGCCGCGAGGCTCCGGCACTAACGGCTACATCCAAACGAACAAGTTCTTCGTAAAACCTAAGACGAATAAAGTCCTTGTAGATGGCGGCCTCAAGGGTTACGAATCCGGTCAAGGAACCGCCGGAGTATCGAGAGGAGCGAATAAGGATATATTGGAGCATGACCGGAAACGGCAGATTGAGCTTAAGCTTCTTGTGCTTGAAGAGAAGCTTGCTGATCAGGGTTATACTGATGCTGAGATTGCTGACAAACTTGATGAAGCCAGACGGAATCTTGACAAGGTTTCTGAAGATTCTGGTGGATCTACTTATGAGAA GGTTTCGGAAACACAAACACACCAGATTGCTGCTATAAAAGAAAAGCAGATGGAAACCTTAAAAGCTGCCCTCAGGATAGGGGCTGAATACGAGACTCAAAAGAAGCAGCATGATGATTTAGCTCATGCTGAAGAGAGTGAAGATGGAGATAATGACCTGGGAAAAGAGAAGGATGAGGGTAAGCGTCataagaaaaaagagaagaaaaaagagaagagGAGAGAACGTGACGATTCTTCTGACACTGACAGCAGTGGAAGCGATGCCAAAGAGTCTAAGAAGAACCGTAAAAAGACTCATGCTAGTTCTGACTCTGACTCTGATACTGCTGGTGATAATAAGTCACGAAAATTGTCCGTCAAGGACAAGAAGGACAAGAAGGTTAGAAGGCGTCATTATAGTGATGATTCATCCTCTGATTCTTCATCAGATTCTGATTCTTATTCAGAGTCTGATCATGAGAAGACACATGTGAAAGCCCATAGGAGACATTCTGAGGGTGGTGATGATGGCCGTGATGCAAAAACCAGTAAGTTTCAACGTCCTAGAAGACATGATTCTGATGAGGATGACTGTGAAAATGACCGTGATGTTAAAAACAAGATGATTCAGAAAGAGAAAAGACATGTTACTGAGGGTAAGTATGATGATGGTCGTGATGCTAAAAACAGAAAGTCACAAAGAGGTAGAAGACACGATTCTGATGACAATGGTAGTGATCTTGATGTAAAAAGCAGGAAGATTCCAGAAGGAAGAAGATATAGTACTAAGGCTGAGTATGATGATGCCTGTGATGCAAAAAGCAAGAAGTCACAAAGAGGTAGAAGACATGATtctgatgacgatgatgatggtACTGATCGTGATGTTAAAAGCAGGAAGATTCAGGAAGGGAGAAGACATGTTTCCGTGGGTGAGTATGATGATGGTCGTAATGCTAAAAACAAGAAATCCCAAAGAGGTAAAAGACATGATtctgatgacgatgttgatagtagTGATCGTGATTTAAAAAACAAGAAGATTCAGAGAGGGAGAAGGTATGGGTCTGATGACAGAGGGTACGATGAAGGCTATACTGCAGCTAAGAGTAAGACTCGAAAAAGTAAACAATACAATTCTGATAAGGACGAAGGTGAAATCAGCAGTAGTGACGGCATCAGTGATTCAGACAGTGAGAGAAGTTATCATAGGCGGAAGGCTGTAGATAAGACCAAGTCTGAGAAGATCAATAGAAGTGGTCGGGGAGATGATTCTGGTGGTAGGCGGGAGAGTTCGGTTGTGGAAGATAGGGCATTTCAGGAGGATGATTTGAAAAAGGCAGAAGGTGCACAAGTTCTTGATAAAGGACTGGACACGTTAAAGAAATTGGAGAAGTTGTATCAAGCAAAGGAAGATGTGATTGGCGGATCAAGTGCTAGTCAGGAGTTGTTGAGGGGTAAGAGAAAACTAGACGATGAAAGCTTGAATCAACGTGAGGGGAAGTCGAGGAGGAGGGGTTCTGGAAAAGAAGAAAAGTATGGAAGGGCTACTAGTACTGAAACTGAGAACCAAAATAGGTCATACAGGAGTACGGAAGATAGGAGTAAAGATCAACAGGCAAGAAGATCTGGGGGAGAATATGAAGTTGATGAAAAAGAGCGTGACAATAAAATTCAGAGTGGTAACGAGCTGCAGCATGAAAGCCGACGGGAGAATCGAGATTATGAAGTGCGTGGACAGGAGAGAAAAGGAAGTAGGGATGATGATCGCTGGGAAAGGAAACACAAAAGAGATGAAGAGGAAGATCAATACCGGAAGCATGAGAAAGAAGGGGATTCTCTGCGTGGAAGACATGAACAGGAGGAGGAGCATAGAAGCAGAACGCGTGACAGCTACAGAGGTCATGATTCTTACAAGAGGGCTAGACATGATGATTCACATTCTAGTGGAAGGAGAAGATATGACGATGACAAGTATGCTGATAGGCAGACTAGGCGGTGA